From one Desmodus rotundus isolate HL8 chromosome X, HLdesRot8A.1, whole genome shotgun sequence genomic stretch:
- the NAA10 gene encoding N-alpha-acetyltransferase 10 isoform X3: MNIRNARPEDLMNMQHCNLLCLPENYQMKYYFYHGLSWPQLSYIAEDENGKIVGYVLAKMEEDPDDVPHGHITSLAVKRSHRRLGLAQKLMDQASRAMIENFNAKYVSLHVRKSNRAALHLYSNTLNFQISEVEPKYYADGEDAYAMKRDLTQMADEERKQAQRGQSQDSSQCGPVFPALVLLPLAVPPAPSM, translated from the exons ATGAACATCCGCAATGCGAGG CCAGAGGACCTGATGAACATGCAGCACTGCAACCTCCTGTGCCTGCCGGAGAACTACCAgatgaaatactatttttaccATGGCCTCTCCTGGCCCCAG CTCTCTTACATCGCTGAGGATGAGAATGGGAAGATTGTGGGGTATGTCCTGGCCAAAAT GGAAGAGGACCCAGATGACGTGCCCCATGGACATATCACCTCACTG GCTGTGAAGCGTTCCCACCGACGCCTTGGCCTGGCTCAGAAGCTGATGGACCAGGCCTCCCGAGCCATGATCGAGAACTTCAACGCCAAATACGTTTCCCTGCATGTCAGGAAGAG TAACCGGGCCGCGCTGCACCTCTATTCCAACACCCTCAACTTTCA GATCAGTGAAGTGGAGCCCAAATACTATGCAGATGGGGAAGATGCGTATGCAATGAAGCGGGATCTCACCCAGATGGCCGATGAG GAgagaaaacaggcccagagagggcagagccaggattcaagccAGTGTGGTCCTGTGTTTCCTGCCCTGGTCCTGCTGCCTCTCgctgtgccccctgcccccagcatgtGA
- the RENBP gene encoding N-acylglucosamine 2-epimerase — protein sequence MEKERETLQTWKERVGQELDRVVAFWMAHSHDQEYGGFFTCLGRDGHVYDDLKYVWLQGRQVWMYCHLYRKFERFRRPELLDSAKAGGEFLLRYARVAPPGKKCAFVLTRDGRPIKVQRTIFSECFYTMAMNELWRVTGEAHYQREAVEMLDQIVHWVRKDPSGLGRPRLPGTPDSESMAVPMMLLNLVEQLREADDEMAGKYAELGDWCAHKILQHVQRDGQAVLENVSGDGKELSGCLGRHQNPGHALEAGWFLLRHAIRKGDPELRVHVIDKFLLLPFRSGWDPDHGGLFYFQDADGLCPTQLEWAMKLWWPHSEAMIALLMGYSDNGDPALLHLFYQVAEYTFRQFRDPEYGEWFGYLNREGMVALTIKGGPFKGCFHVPRCLAMCEEMLGALLSRLAPVRDPGAGSPSADPAR from the exons ATGGAAAAGGAGCGGGAGACTCTGCAGACCTGGAAGGAGCGTGTGGGGCAGGAGCTGGACCGTGTGGTGGCTTTCTGGATGGCGCACTCCCACGACCAGGAGTATGG GGGCTTCTTCACGTGCCTCGGCCGCGATGGTCATGTGTATGACGACCTCAAGTATGTCTGGCTGCAGGGGAGGCAG GTGTGGATGTATTGCCACCTGTACCGCAAGTTTGAGCGCTTCCGCCGCCCCGAACTTCTGGATTCAGCTAAAGCAG GTGGCGAATTTTTGCTGCGTTATGCCCGAGTGGCACCTCCTGGGAAGAAGTGTGCCTTTGTCCTGACACGGGATGGCCGCCCCATCAAGGTGCAGCGAACCATCTTTAGCGAGTGTTTCTACACCATGGCCATGAACGAGCTCTGGCGGGTGACGGGGGAAGCGCATTACCAG agGGAAGCGGTGGAGATGTTGGATCAGATCGTACACTGGGTGCGGAAAGACCCATCGGGGCTGGGCCGGCCCAGGCTCCCAGGGACCCCAGACTCAGAGTCCATGGCGGTGCCCATGATGCTGCTCAACCTGGTGGAGCAGCTTCGGGAGGCAGATGACGAGATGGCGGGCAAGTATGCGGAGCTGGGGGACTGGTGCGCCCACAAGATTCTGCAGCATGTCCAG AGGGATGGGCAGGCTGTGCTGGAGAATGTATCAGGAGATGGCAAGGAACTTTCTGGTTGCCTGGGGAGACACCAGAACCCAG GCCACGCACTAGAAGCTGGATGGTTCCTGCTCCGTCATGCCATCAGGAAAGGTGACCCTGAACTTCGAGTCCACGTTATTGACAAGTTCCTATTGTTGCCTTTCCGCTCTGGATGGGACCCTGACCATGGAGGCCTCTTCTACTTCCAGGATGCGGATGGCCTCTGCCCTACCCAG CTGGAGTGGGCCATGAAGCTCTGGTGGCCACACAGTGAAGCCATGATTGCCTTACTGATGGGCTACAGTGACAATGGGGACCCTGCCTTACTCCACCTCTTCTACCAGgtggctgagtacaccttccgcCAG TTTCGCGATCCCGAGTACGGGGAATGGTTTGGCTACCTAAACCGAGAGGGGATGGTTGCCCTCACCATCAAGGGGGGTCCTTTCAAAG GATGCTTCCACGTGCCGCGGTGCCTGGCCATGTGCGAGGAGATGCTGGGCGCTCTGCTGAGCCGCCTCGCCCCTGTCCGTGACCCCGGCGCCGGGTCACCGTCCGCCGACCCCGCCCGCTGA
- the NAA10 gene encoding N-alpha-acetyltransferase 10 isoform X2, giving the protein MNIRNARPEDLMNMQHCNLLCLPENYQMKYYFYHGLSWPQLSYIAEDENGKIVGEEDPDDVPHGHITSLAVKRSHRRLGLAQKLMDQASRAMIENFNAKYVSLHVRKSNRAALHLYSNTLNFQISEVEPKYYADGEDAYAMKRDLTQMADELRRHLELKEKSRHTVLGAIENKVESKGNSLPSSGEPCREEKGLAAEDSGGDSKDLSEVSETTESTDVKDSSEASDSAS; this is encoded by the exons ATGAACATCCGCAATGCGAGG CCAGAGGACCTGATGAACATGCAGCACTGCAACCTCCTGTGCCTGCCGGAGAACTACCAgatgaaatactatttttaccATGGCCTCTCCTGGCCCCAG CTCTCTTACATCGCTGAGGATGAGAATGGGAAGATTGTGGG GGAAGAGGACCCAGATGACGTGCCCCATGGACATATCACCTCACTG GCTGTGAAGCGTTCCCACCGACGCCTTGGCCTGGCTCAGAAGCTGATGGACCAGGCCTCCCGAGCCATGATCGAGAACTTCAACGCCAAATACGTTTCCCTGCATGTCAGGAAGAG TAACCGGGCCGCGCTGCACCTCTATTCCAACACCCTCAACTTTCA GATCAGTGAAGTGGAGCCCAAATACTATGCAGATGGGGAAGATGCGTATGCAATGAAGCGGGATCTCACCCAGATGGCCGATGAG CTGAGGCGGCACCTGGAGTTGAAGGAGAAGAGCAGGCACACAGTGCTGGGTGCCATCGAGAACAAGGTGGAGAGCAAGGGCAACTCGCTTCCAAGCTCAGGAGAGCCCTGTCGTGAGGAGAAGGGCCTGGCTGCAGAGGACAGCGGTGGTGACAGCAAGGACCTCAGCGAGGTCAGTGAGACCACAGAGAGCACCGATGTCAAGGACAGCTCAGAGGCCTCCGACTCGGCCTCCTAG
- the NAA10 gene encoding N-alpha-acetyltransferase 10 isoform X1 encodes MNIRNARPEDLMNMQHCNLLCLPENYQMKYYFYHGLSWPQLSYIAEDENGKIVGYVLAKMEEDPDDVPHGHITSLAVKRSHRRLGLAQKLMDQASRAMIENFNAKYVSLHVRKSNRAALHLYSNTLNFQISEVEPKYYADGEDAYAMKRDLTQMADELRRHLELKEKSRHTVLGAIENKVESKGNSLPSSGEPCREEKGLAAEDSGGDSKDLSEVSETTESTDVKDSSEASDSAS; translated from the exons ATGAACATCCGCAATGCGAGG CCAGAGGACCTGATGAACATGCAGCACTGCAACCTCCTGTGCCTGCCGGAGAACTACCAgatgaaatactatttttaccATGGCCTCTCCTGGCCCCAG CTCTCTTACATCGCTGAGGATGAGAATGGGAAGATTGTGGGGTATGTCCTGGCCAAAAT GGAAGAGGACCCAGATGACGTGCCCCATGGACATATCACCTCACTG GCTGTGAAGCGTTCCCACCGACGCCTTGGCCTGGCTCAGAAGCTGATGGACCAGGCCTCCCGAGCCATGATCGAGAACTTCAACGCCAAATACGTTTCCCTGCATGTCAGGAAGAG TAACCGGGCCGCGCTGCACCTCTATTCCAACACCCTCAACTTTCA GATCAGTGAAGTGGAGCCCAAATACTATGCAGATGGGGAAGATGCGTATGCAATGAAGCGGGATCTCACCCAGATGGCCGATGAG CTGAGGCGGCACCTGGAGTTGAAGGAGAAGAGCAGGCACACAGTGCTGGGTGCCATCGAGAACAAGGTGGAGAGCAAGGGCAACTCGCTTCCAAGCTCAGGAGAGCCCTGTCGTGAGGAGAAGGGCCTGGCTGCAGAGGACAGCGGTGGTGACAGCAAGGACCTCAGCGAGGTCAGTGAGACCACAGAGAGCACCGATGTCAAGGACAGCTCAGAGGCCTCCGACTCGGCCTCCTAG